In Nissabacter sp. SGAir0207, the genomic stretch GAGTGGCCCGGTTCGCAGGGTGTCTGGGCGCTCAGGTTAACATGTTTCCGGCAGCGTCTCGCTACCCTGCCTTTTCCTGCCGCCGTTATACGCCGCTGCTGCCAGAAACCCAGCGCCATTCTGACGGCCTGCGAGCCGCCTCCCAACCTTTTTCCCGGTGCTTTGCAACGCCGTTTATTTTCTGGAGGTGTGCCGAAGCCCGGCGCTCTGCCGCTGGCAGCAGGTGTGCCACCTGATTACCGTGACGCCACCCAATCTCTATGGAGCGACACTATGCGTCACCAGCAAGGCTTTACCCTGATTGAACTGATGGTGGTCATTGCCATCATCGCCATCCTGAGCGCCATCGGCATCCCGGCTTACCAGAGCTATATCCAGAAGGCGGCCCTGACCGACATGCTCCAGGCCCTCACCCCCTACAAAATGGCGACCGAGCTGTGTGCCATTGAACAGGGAGCACTGACAGGCTGCAACCTCGGCACCGCGGGCATTCCAGCCAGCAAAACCACCCACTACGTCAGCGCCATCACTGTCAGCAACGGCGTCATCACCCTGACCGGGCAGGCCGCACTCGCTGGGCTGGATGTGACCTTGACCCCGGTGCCAGACACGCAGGCCGGGGGGCTACTCTGGCAGCGGCAGTGCACCGCTTCCGACAATGAGTTGAAAGCGCGGTGTGAAGAAATTTTCCGGTTTGATGCCAACGGGAGCGCATCATGAGCCAGCTGGTGCAGCAGGATAGCGCGCTGCGGCAACTTTGCGCACGTTTCGGGGCGGTGCTGCTGAGCCACACCCCCGATGGCCTGCGGGTAGCGGTCTCCGCTGAACAGCGGGCCACACTGGAAGAGGCGTTGCGCTTTGCCTGCCGCCTGCCCCTGCGGCTGGAGTGCTGGCCGGTGGCGCAACTGGAGCAGGCACGGCAAGCGGCTGAACTGGCACCTACCGAGCCTGCCCCGCTGGGCGAAGAGCCGCCCGACGCGCTGGAGGATGAGACGCCAGCCGCACGCTTCATCCAACAGATGCTGCGGCAGGCGGTACAGGGGCGCGCCTCTGACATCCATCTGGAACCGTGCGCCCGCGGCTACCGGTTGCGGCTACGGGTGGATGGCGTATTGCAGGAGGCTGCCGCCCCACCGGCGGCGCTAGGGCATCAGGTGGGGGCTCGGCTGAAGGTGATGGGCAAGCTGGACATCGCCGAGCGGCGTCTGCCACAGGATGGGCAGTGTGCGGCCCGGTTGGCGGGGGAGCGTCTGGCGATGCGTCTCTCCACCCTGCCGACGCTGCATGGCGAAAAGCTGGTGTTGCGCCTCCAGCAGGGCCAGCAACAGGCGCTGGCGTTGGCGCAGCTGGGCATGGCACCTGAGGCGTTGGCCAGTTACCGGACGGCGCTGGCCCAACCGCAGGGTCTGGTGCTGGTCACCGGCCCCACCGGCAGCGGCAAAACCGTCACGCTCTACAGCGGGCTACGGCAGCTCAACCAGCCAGAGCGCAATATTTGCAGCGTGGAGGATCCGGTGGAGATCCCGGTCGAGGGCATTAACCAGACCCAAATCAATCCCAAGGCGGATCTGAGCTTTGCCCGCACACTGCGGGCGCTGCTGCGCCAGGATCCTGACGTCATCATGATTGGCGAGATCCGTGATGCCGAGACGGCGGAGATTGCGGTCAATGCCGCCCAGACCGGTCATCTGGTGCTCTCGACCCTGCATACCAACTCCACGGCCGAGACGCTGACCCGCCTTAACCAGATGGGTGTGCCGGGCTACCTGATCGCCTCCTGCCTAAAGCTGGTGGTGGCGCAGCGGCTGGTGCGTCGGCTCTGCCCACACTGCCGACGGCAGTCGGCACAGCCCGCCGTACTGCCGCCCGACAGCTGGCCCACTCCCTTGCATCCGTGGCGCGCCGCTGGCTGCAACCACTGTATGGGTGGTTACTATGGACGCACCGGCCTCTATGAAATGCTGGTGGTGACCCCGGCGATCCAGCGGGCGCTGACCCTGAATGCCGCCGCCGATGAACTGGCCGCCATTGCCCGGCAACAGGATCAGGCCAGCCTGTTCCATGCCGGGCTGGCGCTGGTGGCGCAAGGCGTCACTTCGTTGGAGGAGGTGTACCGGGTGGTGGGACATTAAGATGGCCGATCCTGCACTGTTCGTATGGCAGGCCATAGATGCTCAGGGCACGCTGCAACAGGGCGAGCAGCTGGCGCCCCACCGGCAGGCGGTGATCGAGGGGCTGATTGAGGGCGGGCTTCAGCCACTGCGCGTGACCTTCCGTGGCCGTCTGGGCAAACGTTATTGGAAACCCACGGAGCGTACCGCCCTGTTCCAGCAACTGGCTGCCCTGTTGCAGGCGGGCCTGCCGCTCATGGAGGGGCTGGCGCTGCTGGCAGAGGGACACCCACGGGCCGGGTGGCGTTGCCTCCTGCGCGAACTGGCGCGCCAGATTGCGGATGGGGTTCCACTCTCGCAGGCGCTGGCGGCCTATCCCGGCCTCTTCCCGGCGCTGGCGGTGCAGATGATGGAACTGGGTGAACTGACTGGCAACCTCGACCACTGCTGCCGACAGTACGCCCTGCTGGAGACGCGCGCGGGCAAGTTGCGCCAGATGGTCGGCAAGGCGCTACGCTACCCATTGATCGTCTCGTTGATTGCCCTGCTGGTCTGCGTGCTGATGCTGACGCTGGTGCTGCCAGCGTTTGCGGAGATCTACCGCAGCTTTGATGCGCCCCTGCCGTGGTTTACCCAGTGGCTGATGGCGCTCTCCTCCTGGCTGGTCAGGCATGGCGCGCTGCTGCTGGCGGTGCTGATCGGCGCGGCGGTGGGGTATGGCGTCTGGCTGCGTCCTCAGCCCGGCTGGCGTCTGCTTGAGCAGCGGCTGATGCTGCGCCTGCCGCTGGCACGTGGCCTGATTCAGGGCGGCGCGCTGGCGCAGATCTTCTTTACGCTGGCCCTGACGCAACAGGCCGGGCTGGATCTGCTCACTGGGTTGCAGGCCGCCGCGCGGGCGGTACCCAATCTCTGCTATCAGCAGGCCCTGCTGGCGGTACGGGAGCAGGTATTGCAAGGGGTGCCACTGCATCGGGCAATTAGCGCGCAGCCGCTTTTTACCCCACTATGCCGGCAGTTGATCCGGGTCGGCGAGGAGTCTGGTTCGTTGGACAGTCTGCTGGAGCGGCTGGCGCACTGGTATGAGCAGCACACCTTTGAACTAGCCGAAGGGCTGGCGCAGACGCTGGAACCGGTGATGATGCTGGTGATGGGGGGCGTGATTGGCGGGCTGGTGATCGCCATGTACCTGCCGATATTCCAGCTGGGTGGCGTGATGGGGAGTGGTTGACCGGCGGGGCGTGCCCGCCGGTATCAGCATCAGTTGCCGTTGAAGGTGCGGTTTTCCTGCTCCGCCACGCGGATGAAGGTGGTGCGCTTGGTCAGCTCTTTCAGGCGCTCCGCCCCAACGTAGGTGCAGGCCGAACGCAGGCCGCCCAAGATGTCGCGCACGGTGTGGTCAACCGGGCCGCGCAGGGGCAGCTTCACGGTTTTGCCTTCGGCGGCACGGTACTCGGCCACCCCGCCGACGTGGCGTTTCATGGCGGATTCGGAACTCATGCCGTAGAACAGCATGAACTTCTCACCGTCCTGCTCCACCACCTCGCCCCCGCACTCGTTGTGGCCAGCCAGCATCCCGCCCAGCATCACGAAGTCGGCACCGCCGCCAAAGGCTTTTGCCACATCGCCCGGCACCGCGCAGCCGCCGTCGCTGACAATCTGTCCACCCAAACCGTGGGCGGCGTCGGCGCACTCAATCACGGCGGAGAGTTGCGGGTAGCCGACACCGGTTTTCACGCGGGTGGTGCAGACCGAACCCGGCCCGATGCCCACTTTGACGATGTCCGCGCCGGAGAGGATCAGCTCTTCCACCATCTCACCGGTCACCACGTTGCCAGCACAGATCACCTTATCCGGGCAGGCCTCACGCGCCCGTTGCAGGAAGGCAACGAAGTGCTCGGAGTAGCCGTTGGCGACATCAATGCAGATGAACTTCAGCGCTGGTGACAGCGCCAGGATCTGCTTCATCTTGGCAAAATCTGCCTCTGAGGTGCCGGTGGAGACCATCACATGGTTGAGCACGGACTCTGGCGCCTGTGCCACAAAATCGCGCCACTGCTCCACGCTATAGTGCTTGTGCACAGCGGTCAGCATGTCAAAAGAGGCCAGCACGGTGGCCATTTGGAAAGTACCCACGGTATCCATGTTCGCGGCAATTACCGGCACACCTGACCATGCGCATCCGGCATGTTTGAAGTTGAAGCGTCGTTCCAGTTCAACCTCAGAGCGGCTTTTCAGGGTAGAGCGTTTCGGGCGGATCAGGACATCTTTGAAGCCCAGTTTCAGATCTTCTTCAATACGCATGGTGCAGTTTCCTGGTAGTAGGCGACGGATCGCTAAGGGTGTTCGGACAGAGGGGTGCGCGACAGGTCGTGCGGCCACTCCCAGTGATGTCATCATACGCCGGATTAATCACCGTACAAGTCTGCGATTTCGACTTTATTTACGCTACAATCACAGAAATTTAACCATAGAAATGTGGCGTGACCCGGCTCACTGTTATCGCCTGCTGGGTGCCATCGTATGGCAATCCTGGTAGCCTGGCGTTGACATCATTTTGCGAGCCATGCCAAATAACGTCTTGTTTGATCTATCATTATTAATGAGAGCATGACCATGAACTATCTTGTGGCACTGACAGGGGGCATCGGCAGTGGCAAAAGTACCGTGGCCAATGCCTTTGCCGCCTTGGGTGTCACCGTTGTTGATGCCGACATTATTGCGCGTCAGGTTGTGGAGCCGGGGACACCGGCGTTGGCAGAGATCGCCCGGCACTTTGGCGACGGCATCCTCCAGCCTGATGGCAGCCTGCATCGCGCCCGGTTGCGCGAGCGAATTTTTGCCGCCCCGGATGAGAAGCAGTGGCTGAATGCCCTGCTGCACCCGCTGATCCAGCAGGAGACCCAGCGGCAGATCCAGCAGGCCACCTCCCCCTATGTACTGTGGGTGGTGCCGCTGCTGATCGAAAATGGCCTGCAGGCGCGGGCTGACCGGGTACTGGTGATCGATGTCGATCGCGAGACCCAACTGGCAAGAACCACGGCGCGTGATGGCGTCTCCCGCCAGCAGGCGGAAAATATTCTTGCGGCGCAGGTATCCCGCGAACAGCGGCTGGCCTGCGCCGACGACGTTATTGATAACCGCGGCGATCCCTCGACGATCGAGCCGCGTGTTGCCGCCCTCCACCAGCACTATTTGCAGCTGGCGGCGGCAGCCCAACAGGATTAACACAATGAGCGACCTTTCCCCGACCGTTCTGTTCGAACACCCCCTGAATGAGAAGATGCGCACCTGGTTGCGCATCGAATTTTTGCTGCAACAGATCTACCAGTACCCGGTGCTGCGCGATATCGCCACCGCGCTCAGCTTTTTCCGCACCATCTCTGATTTGTTAGATGTTTTGGAGCGCGGCGAAGTGCGCACCGAATTGCTCAAGGAGCTGGAGCGCCAGCAGCAAAAACTGATGCTCTGGGCCGATGTGCCGGGCGTGGACATGGCCCGCGTCGATGCGCTGCGCCAGCAGCTTAAGCAGCGCTCTAGCGTACTGATGGCCGCGCCGCGTATGGGGCAGGCACTGCGCGAGGATCGTTTGATCGCGCTGGTGAAGCAGCGCCTGAGCATTCCGGGCGGCTGTTGCAGCTTCGACCTGCCGACCCTACATATGTGGCTGCACCTGGAGCAGGAGGCGCGTGACAGCCAGGTGAGCGCCTGGCTGGCCACCCTTGCCCCGCTCAATGAGGCGCTGACCATTATCCTTGATTTGATCCGCCAGTCCGGCGCGTTCAAAAACCAGATCAGCCTGAACGGCTTTTTCCAGGACAATGCCGAGGACGCGGATCTGCTGCGGCTGCGGGTGGCGCTGGAGCACCAGATCTACCCTCAGATCTCTGGCCACAAGACCCGTTATGCCATCCGCTTCCTGTCGCTGGACAGCGAGCGCGGCCAGGTGCCGGCGCGCCTTACTTTTACCCTGGCCTGCTGTTAAGCCGGGGATGTTGATGATTGGAGATGTTATGAGTACCGAAACCCCTGTCGTAAGCTGCCCGACCTGCCAGAAGCCGGTGCGCTGGGATGC encodes the following:
- the ppdD gene encoding prepilin peptidase-dependent pilin, which gives rise to MRHQQGFTLIELMVVIAIIAILSAIGIPAYQSYIQKAALTDMLQALTPYKMATELCAIEQGALTGCNLGTAGIPASKTTHYVSAITVSNGVITLTGQAALAGLDVTLTPVPDTQAGGLLWQRQCTASDNELKARCEEIFRFDANGSAS
- the gspE gene encoding type II secretion system protein GspE — encoded protein: MSQLVQQDSALRQLCARFGAVLLSHTPDGLRVAVSAEQRATLEEALRFACRLPLRLECWPVAQLEQARQAAELAPTEPAPLGEEPPDALEDETPAARFIQQMLRQAVQGRASDIHLEPCARGYRLRLRVDGVLQEAAAPPAALGHQVGARLKVMGKLDIAERRLPQDGQCAARLAGERLAMRLSTLPTLHGEKLVLRLQQGQQQALALAQLGMAPEALASYRTALAQPQGLVLVTGPTGSGKTVTLYSGLRQLNQPERNICSVEDPVEIPVEGINQTQINPKADLSFARTLRALLRQDPDVIMIGEIRDAETAEIAVNAAQTGHLVLSTLHTNSTAETLTRLNQMGVPGYLIASCLKLVVAQRLVRRLCPHCRRQSAQPAVLPPDSWPTPLHPWRAAGCNHCMGGYYGRTGLYEMLVVTPAIQRALTLNAAADELAAIARQQDQASLFHAGLALVAQGVTSLEEVYRVVGH
- the hofC gene encoding protein transport protein HofC — protein: MADPALFVWQAIDAQGTLQQGEQLAPHRQAVIEGLIEGGLQPLRVTFRGRLGKRYWKPTERTALFQQLAALLQAGLPLMEGLALLAEGHPRAGWRCLLRELARQIADGVPLSQALAAYPGLFPALAVQMMELGELTGNLDHCCRQYALLETRAGKLRQMVGKALRYPLIVSLIALLVCVLMLTLVLPAFAEIYRSFDAPLPWFTQWLMALSSWLVRHGALLLAVLIGAAVGYGVWLRPQPGWRLLEQRLMLRLPLARGLIQGGALAQIFFTLALTQQAGLDLLTGLQAAARAVPNLCYQQALLAVREQVLQGVPLHRAISAQPLFTPLCRQLIRVGEESGSLDSLLERLAHWYEQHTFELAEGLAQTLEPVMMLVMGGVIGGLVIAMYLPIFQLGGVMGSG
- a CDS encoding GMP reductase codes for the protein MRIEEDLKLGFKDVLIRPKRSTLKSRSEVELERRFNFKHAGCAWSGVPVIAANMDTVGTFQMATVLASFDMLTAVHKHYSVEQWRDFVAQAPESVLNHVMVSTGTSEADFAKMKQILALSPALKFICIDVANGYSEHFVAFLQRAREACPDKVICAGNVVTGEMVEELILSGADIVKVGIGPGSVCTTRVKTGVGYPQLSAVIECADAAHGLGGQIVSDGGCAVPGDVAKAFGGGADFVMLGGMLAGHNECGGEVVEQDGEKFMLFYGMSSESAMKRHVGGVAEYRAAEGKTVKLPLRGPVDHTVRDILGGLRSACTYVGAERLKELTKRTTFIRVAEQENRTFNGN
- the coaE gene encoding dephospho-CoA kinase (Dephospho-CoA kinase (CoaE) performs the final step in coenzyme A biosynthesis.); the encoded protein is MNYLVALTGGIGSGKSTVANAFAALGVTVVDADIIARQVVEPGTPALAEIARHFGDGILQPDGSLHRARLRERIFAAPDEKQWLNALLHPLIQQETQRQIQQATSPYVLWVVPLLIENGLQARADRVLVIDVDRETQLARTTARDGVSRQQAENILAAQVSREQRLACADDVIDNRGDPSTIEPRVAALHQHYLQLAAAAQQD
- the zapD gene encoding cell division protein ZapD — its product is MSDLSPTVLFEHPLNEKMRTWLRIEFLLQQIYQYPVLRDIATALSFFRTISDLLDVLERGEVRTELLKELERQQQKLMLWADVPGVDMARVDALRQQLKQRSSVLMAAPRMGQALREDRLIALVKQRLSIPGGCCSFDLPTLHMWLHLEQEARDSQVSAWLATLAPLNEALTIILDLIRQSGAFKNQISLNGFFQDNAEDADLLRLRVALEHQIYPQISGHKTRYAIRFLSLDSERGQVPARLTFTLACC